A region from the Salvia splendens isolate huo1 chromosome 15, SspV2, whole genome shotgun sequence genome encodes:
- the LOC121766840 gene encoding flagellar radial spoke protein 1-like, whose amino-acid sequence MGEEAIPTGRTTASQGTHDQEQRQERLEKAVEELAEENRLARAELACLTNMMEEILKELGTGKLVREAVPSGHRGRTNEPRVSEEVVPETEEAEQKEEAEQEESEEEPSGNEEEDLKEPPAPVPAPRRSRRNP is encoded by the coding sequence ATGGGTGAggaagctataccgactgggagaaCTACAGCAAGCCAGGGAACACACGATCAAGAGCAGAGACAGGAGAGGCTAGAGAAGgcagtggaagagttggcggaAGAAAATCGACTAGCTAGGGCAGAGTTGGCTTGCCTGACTAACATGATGGAAGAAATCTTGAAGGAGTTGGGAACGGGGAAGCTAGTGAGAGAAGCCGTACCGAGTGGCCACAGAGGCCgaactaatgaaccacgagtatcagaggaggtagTACCCGAGACGgaagaagcagagcagaaagaagaagcgGAACAAGAGGAATCTGAGGAAGAACCATCCGGAAACGAGGAAGAGGATTTGaaggaaccacctgcaccagtCCCTGCAccgaggaggagcaggagaaacccgtga